CCGGCGGCGTAGTACTCCTCCTCGAAGACCAGCCAGCGCAGCAGCGAGCCGCCGCGCCCGCCGAACTCCTCGGGCCAGGACACCACCGACCAGCGGTCGGCGGCCAAGGTCGCCTCCCACTCCCGGTGGGCGGCGAATCCGGCGGCGGTCTCCAGGGACGGCAGGGGAGCGGCCGGTACGTGGGCGGCGAGCCAGTCGCGCACCTCGGTCCTGAACTCCTCGTCGCCCGCGTCGAGATCGAGGTCCATCAGGCACCCGCCTCCTTCATCGCCCGGATGTCCATGCCGCCGAGCGCGTCGGGCGCGGTCGCGGCGTTGTGGGCGTGTGCCAGGTGGTGCAGGCCGAAGACCGAGTCCATCCCGGCGTGCATGCCCTGCAGATCCTCGGCCTGGTTGACGGCGCGCTTGGTCAGGGCGAGGCCCAGACGCGGCATCTCGGAGATCCGCAGCGCCAGTTCGCGGGTGCGCTCGGGCAACTCGGCCCTGGGCACCACCCGGTTGACCATTCCGATCTCGTAGGCGCGCCGCGCGCTCATCCGGTCGCCTGTGTAGAGGAACTCCTTGGCGATCCGGGGCGGCATCACCCAGGGGTGCGCGAAGTACTCGACACCCGGAATGCCCATGCGGACCACCGGATCGGCGAAGAACGCGTCCTGCGCCGCCACGATCAGATCGCACACCCAGGCCAGCATCAGGCCGCCCGCCACACACGCGCCCTGGACGGACGCGATGACCGGCTTCGGCAGCTCCCGCCACCGCCGGCACATCCCCAGATACACCTCGGACTCGCGGGCGAAGCGGCTCTCCGCGCCCGCCTTGTCCGAGTGGTCCCACCAGAGTCCCGCCCGGCGTTCGAAGGGGAGATGGGCGTCCCGCTCCGGGGTACCGATGTCGTGCCCGGCGGAGAAGTGCTCGCCCGCTCCGGCCAGTACGACGGTCTTCACCTCGCTGTCGTCGGCCGCGCGGTAGAACGCCCGGTCCAGTGCGTAGGTCATCGCGGAGTTCTGCGCGTTGCGGTAGTCGGGCCGGTTCATGGTCACCGTGGCGACGGGGCCCTGCTTCTCGTAGCGCACCGGTTCGTCGTGGGCAGCGGGCATCGGCTCCTCCTTCCCTAACAAGTGTTTGGTAGATTAACGTACCCCCATGAGCAGCGTCGAGGAGTTCCGCGCCGGGATCCGTGGCCGGCCGCAGACCTCACCGCCGGAGCCGCGGAGATCCCACGACACCTGGTTCGACACCATCGCCGAGCGCGTCCTCGGCCTGCCCGAGGGGATCCGCCCGTGACCACCCAGCCGTCCTACGTAGCAGGGCACTCCCTCCTGACCGGACGCACCGCCGTGATCACCGCCGCCGCCGGCGCCGGGATCGGCGGGGCGACGGCCCGCAGGTTCCTGGAGGAGGGCGCCCGGATCGTCATCGGTGACGCCCACGCCCGCCGGCTGGGGGAGAGCGCCACCGCCCTGGCCGAGGAGTTCGGCGACAGAAACGTCGCCGCACTGCCCTGCGACGTCACCGACCAGGAACAGGTCGACGCCCTCTTCGCGTTCGCCGCCGAGCGCCACGGCGGCCTCGACATCGTCGTCAACAACGCGGGACTCGGCGGCACCGCCGACCTCGTCGACATGGGCGACGAGCAGTGGTCGAAGGTCCTCGACGTCACCCTGAACGGCACCTTCCGCTGCACCCGCGCCGCCCTGCGCCACTTCAAGGACCGGGCGGGCGGCGGCACCGTCGTCAACAACGCCTCCGTCGTCGGCTGGCGCGCCCAGCGCGGCCAGGCCCACTACGCCGCCGCGAAGGCCGGCGTGATGGCCCTGACCCGGTGCGCGGCCCTGGAGGCCGCCGACTACGGCGTACGCGTCAACGCCGTCGCCCCGAGCCTGGCCATGCACCCGCACCTGGTGAAGGTCACCACCCCCGGACTGCTGGCCGAACTCACCGAACGCGAGGCCTTCGGCCGGTACGCCGAACCCTGGGAGGTCGCCAACGTCATCGTCTTCCTGGCCAGCGGCTACTCCTCGTACATGACGGGGGAGACCGTCTCCGTCAGCAGCCAGAGGGCGTGAGCGCCATCGCCGGGAACGCGAACGCCGAACGGCGCGCCGAACTCCTGGCGACCGCCGCCGAGGTGTTCGCCGCCCTGGGGTACAGCGCCACCACCGTCCGCCGCATCGCGGACGAGGCGGGGCTGCTCGCGGGCAGCCTCTACTACCACTTCGACTCCAAGGAGTCGATGCTGGACGAGATCCTCTCCGCCTTCCTGGACGAGCTGTGGGCGGGTTACGGCAGCGTCCTCGACGCCGGACTCGGGCCCGGGGCGACCATCGAGGCGCTCGTCACCCAGTCCTTCCGGCAGATCGACCGGCACCGCCCGGCGGTCGCCATCTACCAGAAGGAGTCCGGACAGCTCTCCGCCCAGCCGCGCTTCGCCTACCTCACCGGCTCCCGGGCGAAGTTCGAGGACGCCTGGCTGCGGACCCTGGAACGCGGCGTGGCCGAGCACGCCTTCCGAAGCGACCTGGACGTCAGGCTCGTCTACCGCTTCGTCCGCGACACCGTCTGGGTCGCCGCCTCCTGGTACCGGCCCGGCGGCACCCACAGCCCGGAGGAGATCGCCCGCCAGTACCTGTCCATGGTCCTGGACGGCATCACACCCCGTACCTGACAACCCACCGCCCTCCCGAACGAAGGAGCAGTCATGGCCGAGGCCTACATCGTCGACGCGGTACGCACCCCGGTCGGCCGGCGCGGGGGCGGACTGTCCGCCGTCCACCCCGCCGACCTCGGGGCGCACGTCATCAAGGCACTGATCGAGCGCAGCGGAGTCGACCCGGCGGCCGTGGAGGACGTCGTCTTCGGCTGCCTGGACACCGTCGGCCCGCAGGCCGGGGACATCGCCCGGACCGCGTGGCTCGCCGCAGGTCTTCCCGAGGAGGTGCCCGGCACCACCGTCGACCGGCAGTGCGGCTCCTCGCAGCAGGCCGTCCACTTCGCCGCCCAGGGCGTGCTTTCCGGCACCCAGGACCTCGTCGTCGCGGGCGGCACCCAGAACATGTCGATGATCCCCATCGCCTACGCCGGCCGCCGGGCCGCCGAACCCCTGGGGCTCACCGACGGCCCGTACGCGGGCTCCGTGGGCTGGCGCGCCCGCTACGGCGACGCGCCCGTCAACCAGTTCCACGGCGCCGAACTCATCGCCGGGAAATGGGGGATCAGCCGCCTGGACATGGAGGAGTTCGCCCTGCGCTCGCACCGGCGGGCCCTGCACGCCATCGACGAGGGCCGTTTCGACCGCGAGACCGTCGCCTACGGGGACGTCCGGGTCGACGAGGGGCCGCGCCGTGACACCTCGCTGGAGAAGATGGCCGGTCTCAAGCCGGTCGTCGAGGGCGGCAGGCTGACCGCCGGGGTCTCCTCACAGGTCTCCGACGGCGCCTCGGCACTGCTCATCGCCTCGGAGCGGGCCGTCGCCGAGCACGGCCTGACCCCCCGCGCCCGCGTGCACCACCTCTCGGTACGCGGCGAGGACCCCATCCGGATGCTCTCGGCGCCGATCCCGGCGACGGCCTACGCCCTGAAGAAGGCCGGCATGTCCATCGGCGACATGGACCTGATCGAGATCAACGAGGCGTTCGCCCCGGTCGTCCTGGCCTGGCTGAAGGAGACCGGCGCCGACCCGGACAAGGTCAACGTCAACGGCGGCGCCATCGCGCTCGGCCACCCGCTCGGCGCCACCGGCACAAAACTGATGACGACCCTGCTGCACGAACTGGAGCGCACCGGCGGCCGATACGGTCTGCAGACCATGTGCGAGGGCGGCGGCCAGGCCAACGTGACCATCATCGAACGCCTCTGACGGACCTGACGAACCGGTGGCACGGGCTGCCGCTGTCGCTCCACCGGTGCGTCCCGGCCGGGCCCGGTGCCTCAGCGAGCCGTCCGGTCCGGGATCGTCGGCAGGACCTTCTCCGCGATGTCGAGGAGGGCGCCGTCGTCGGGGAAGGCCCCGGACTGGCTCCATACGGTGATGTCGTAGTAGCCGCCCTTGTCCTTCCGGTCGAGAGCCACGGACAGCGTCCTGGCGACGGGACCTTCCTCGGCGGGCGCGGTGGAACCCTTGCTGCCCAGGCTGAACTCGAACTGCATGGTGCGCTCGGAGGAGAAGACCGCGGGTCTGCCGAGAATCGTGTCCGTCCTGATGTTCTCGCCGCCCGTCCTCATCATCTTCACGTACTGGGCGATCGACAGGTGGTTGTACGTGGCCGAGAGGTTCACGGTGTACGTGTCGAACTGGACCCGGGCTTCGGGCTCGGCGACCTTCCCGGCGGTCAGGGCCGCGGTACCGCTGGAACCGGAGGCCGAGGTCGCCGTCTCGTCGGGCGTTCCGACGAGCTGCGCCAGGTCGGGACGGTTGAGTGCCTTGCACAGTTCGTCACCGGTCACGGCCTTCGGTGTCCTGGCGTACGCCTTCGGCAGCTTCTCGTCCTCGCCCGGACAGGAGACGGGCGCGGGGGTGTTGTCGCCGCCCTCTGTCATATGGGGGACCACCCACACCGCTGCCGCGAGTGCCCCGAGCAGACCCACGGCGGCGAAGGCCTGCCCCCAGGCGTTGGGCTCCTTCGCCGGCGTCGCGGGCACGGTTGCGGGCTGCGGCTGCGGCTGCGGCTGTTGTGCCTGCGTCTGAGCCGGCATCAGTACCTGCGCCTGCGACTGCGGCACAGTGCCGTCCGCACCCGCGGCCTCCCCGGCCGCGGGCAGCGGCTGGTTCAGGGTCCGGCGTGCGCGCAGTACGCGGACCACCTCGTGGATGCGGACCGCGGTGACCAGGAGAACGGCTACGCCCAGACCGGCCGGGATCCACTCCTGATCGCGGATGGCGGCATATATGAGGCCTACGCCGAAGACCGATCCGAACAGGATGAATATGGGCTCGCGGATCCAGAAGGGCAGGACGCGAAGGATTAGACCGAGCATTCGGTGATCTCACCAGAGCAGGTCGGCTACCGCTGTGATGGAAGCCACAATTCCGGGCAGGTGCAGGCCTTTGCTGTGAACTGTTATCCAAGGTCAGGCCCGCAACACGCCAGTTCGCCCCGCCAGGGGCCGTGAGTCCCGCACCGCCCCCTGCGCCCGTCCGTACATCAGGGGCCCGGGTCCGCCCCCGGCAGCGACTTCAGCGTCGTCCGCGCCTCATCCATGATCCGCTCGACCAGCTCCGCACAGGACGGCAGATCGTCGATCAGACCTGCCACCTGCCCCGAGGCCATCACCCCGATGTCGGTGCGGCCCTCGACCATCGAAGCCTTGAGCAGCATCGGTGTGTTGGCGGCCAGCAGCACCTGGCTCCAGGTCAGTTCCCTGCCGTGTCTCATCGCCAGCCCGTCGCGGACCAGTGCGCGCCGGCTCGCTCCGGTCTCCTTCCGGAACGCCGAGGCGTGCCGGACCGCCGCCAGCAGGGAGGCCGCCCGTCCGGACCGCTCCAGCGTGTCGACCATCTCGGTGCGCAGCATCCGGTGCGGCAGGCCGTCGACCCGGTCGGTGACCGTGACGTCCTTGACGGTGGCGGCCAGGTACTTGGCCTTCACCGCCGCCGGGACGGTGCTGTCGGAGGTCAGCAGGAAGCGCGTCCCCATCCCGATGCCGGCCGCCCCGTAGGCGAGCGCGGCGACCAGTCCCCGGCCGTCGTGGAAGCCGCCCGCCGCGACGACCGGGATGTCCACCGCGTCCACGACCTGGGGGAGCAGCACGGTGGTGGCCACATCGCCCGTGTGGCCGCCGCCCTCGCCGCCCTGCACCATCACCGCGTCGGCGCCCCACGCGGCGACCTTCTCCGCGTGCCGCCGGGCGCCCACGGACGGGATGACGACGACGCCCGCGTCCTTGAGCCGCGCGATCAGCTCCTTCGACGGGGCGAGCGCGAACGACGCAACCCGCACCCCCTCCTCGATCATGATCCGTACCCGCTCGGCCGCGTCGCCCGCGTCCGCCCGCAGATTGACGCCGAACGGCGCGTCCGTGCGGGACTTGACCTCGCGCACCGCCGCACGCAGCTGCCCGGCGGTCATCGTCGCGGAGGCCAGGATGCCCAGCGCGCCCGCGTTCGCGGAGGCGGACACCAGCCGGGGACCGGCCACCCACCCCATGCCGGTCTGCACGATCGGATACCGCACCCCGGTCAGTTCGGTGAGCGCGGTCGGCAGCGGCGCGGGCCCCGTCATGCCGGGACCTCGCGCTCGCGCAGCCCCTTGGGGTCGATGACCTCGCGGATCAGCCGGAGTTCCGCCTCCGAGGGGTCCCGGGTGAGCGGCACCTCGTCGGGGATCGTGAGGGCGAAGCCGGTGGCCCCGGTGACCTCCTCGACGCCCACCCCGGGGTGCAGGGAGCGCAGCCGCATGGTGCGGTCGGGGGTCTCGAAGTCGAAGACGCCCAGATTGCTGATGACTTCGGGGATGCGGTGGTAGCGGGTCGCGGAGGGCCCGGCCGCCGCCGCCCGCTCGTAACCGACCCCGCTGACCATGTCGACGTGCTCGACGAACACCCGGGAGGAGTGCTTGGGCACCCAGTAACTCGTCGGGTTGTTCAGGGTGTTGACCGGGGCGCCGCGCACTCCGAGCAGCTGCCGCGCCGGTTTGGACCAGGGGCCGATGCAGGAGATGTTCTGGTTGCCGTGCCGGTCGATCTGGCTGGCGCCCATCATCACGTGCCGGCGGCCGGTCGCGGTGAGCGTCAGGTGCTGACGGAACGGCAGCCAGCCCTCGATGCTCGCCGCCCGCGCCCCCAGCGCGGGGGTGTCGCCGGTCAGCAGCGCCTCCCCGTCGGTCAGCAGGAGATCGGGCGAGAAGGTGAGCCTGGCCAGCCGCGCCCCGATGGCCGGGACGGTGCCCATCGGGCTGGCGAGGATCTCGCCGGCGTCCCGCCACGCCTCGGCGCAGGCCACCACGCAGTACTCCGCGCGGCTCGCCGCCGCGTTCCCGGTGGCCTCGGTGCCGCTCATGCTTCCTCCTGGTGGAACGCGGTGACGGCGGCCTGGTAGGCGGCCTCGTCGCCGGACAGGAACCGTTCGGCGAAGGCGGGCCACGCCTCGGGGTCGCGGGCGGCTCGGACGTAGGCGCGCTGGAAGCTCTCGTCCCGGTCGTGGTCGGGCACGCAGGAGGTGAAGTGCGCGCCGTTCGGTGTCTCGACGACCCCGTCCACGAACAGCCGCTTGACCAGTAGCGTCTGCGGCCCGTGCTCCTTGAGCAGATCCGCCGTCTGGACGATCCGCTCGCAGGAGAGGTAGCTGTGGTCGGCGGCCTCGCAGAACAGGTCGTCGAAGTACGGGTCCGGGCCCAGGTACTGGCCGTTGCCCTGAACGTCCGCGCGGTTCAGATGGACCAGGGCGGCGTCCAGGCGCAGCGCCGGTGCCGCGACCAGCGTCTCCCCGTCGTCGTACGGCGAAGTGACCGTGCGCAGAGCGGGGTTGACCGTCATCAGGTCCGAGCCGAGGCCGGCCCGCACCGGCATGAACGGCAGTCGCTGTGCGCCCGCCGTCAGCCCCCACATCATCATCGCCTCGTCGAGCTCGGCCATCTCGAACGCGCCGCGCTGCCGGGCGGCGGTGAAGTGGGGCTCCAGCGGTATGGAGTCGAGCGTCCCGAACGCCGCGACCAGCTTGCGGATCCTTCCCGCGGCGGCGAGCAGTCCGACATCGGGCCCGCCGTACGACACCACGGTCAGATCGGTGACGTCCGAACGCAGCAGCGCCCGCACCAGGGCCATCGGCTTGCGGCGCGATCCCCAGCCGCCGATGCCGAGTGTCATCCCGCTCTCCAGCCGGCCGACGACGTCATCGGCCGTCATCGTCTTGTCGTGTGTCACGTCTGCTGCTCCTTGTCCGTGCCGAAGGTGTCGCGCACGCGGTCGGCGACGCCACTGAGGTTGGCCTCGAAGGTGAAGCCCTGCTCGAAGCGGTAGCTGCGGCGTACGTCGACCGGGTCGATGCCGTTGATGGCCGCCTTGGCCAGCCGGATCAGGTATCCGTCCTTGGCGGCGATCTCCCCGGCCAGCTCCAGGGCGGCTCGGGACAGCTCGTCACGCGGGACGACGCGCCACACCGAGCCGTGCCCGTGCAGCTCCTGGGCCGTGACGGTGCGCGAGGTGTAGTACAGGGCCCGCATCAGATGCTGCGGAACCAGCCGGGC
This window of the Streptomyces sp. 840.1 genome carries:
- a CDS encoding enoyl-CoA hydratase; translated protein: MPAAHDEPVRYEKQGPVATVTMNRPDYRNAQNSAMTYALDRAFYRAADDSEVKTVVLAGAGEHFSAGHDIGTPERDAHLPFERRAGLWWDHSDKAGAESRFARESEVYLGMCRRWRELPKPVIASVQGACVAGGLMLAWVCDLIVAAQDAFFADPVVRMGIPGVEYFAHPWVMPPRIAKEFLYTGDRMSARRAYEIGMVNRVVPRAELPERTRELALRISEMPRLGLALTKRAVNQAEDLQGMHAGMDSVFGLHHLAHAHNAATAPDALGGMDIRAMKEAGA
- a CDS encoding SDR family oxidoreductase, whose product is MTTQPSYVAGHSLLTGRTAVITAAAGAGIGGATARRFLEEGARIVIGDAHARRLGESATALAEEFGDRNVAALPCDVTDQEQVDALFAFAAERHGGLDIVVNNAGLGGTADLVDMGDEQWSKVLDVTLNGTFRCTRAALRHFKDRAGGGTVVNNASVVGWRAQRGQAHYAAAKAGVMALTRCAALEAADYGVRVNAVAPSLAMHPHLVKVTTPGLLAELTEREAFGRYAEPWEVANVIVFLASGYSSYMTGETVSVSSQRA
- a CDS encoding TetR/AcrR family transcriptional regulator, which codes for MSAIAGNANAERRAELLATAAEVFAALGYSATTVRRIADEAGLLAGSLYYHFDSKESMLDEILSAFLDELWAGYGSVLDAGLGPGATIEALVTQSFRQIDRHRPAVAIYQKESGQLSAQPRFAYLTGSRAKFEDAWLRTLERGVAEHAFRSDLDVRLVYRFVRDTVWVAASWYRPGGTHSPEEIARQYLSMVLDGITPRT
- a CDS encoding acetyl-CoA C-acetyltransferase, whose translation is MAEAYIVDAVRTPVGRRGGGLSAVHPADLGAHVIKALIERSGVDPAAVEDVVFGCLDTVGPQAGDIARTAWLAAGLPEEVPGTTVDRQCGSSQQAVHFAAQGVLSGTQDLVVAGGTQNMSMIPIAYAGRRAAEPLGLTDGPYAGSVGWRARYGDAPVNQFHGAELIAGKWGISRLDMEEFALRSHRRALHAIDEGRFDRETVAYGDVRVDEGPRRDTSLEKMAGLKPVVEGGRLTAGVSSQVSDGASALLIASERAVAEHGLTPRARVHHLSVRGEDPIRMLSAPIPATAYALKKAGMSIGDMDLIEINEAFAPVVLAWLKETGADPDKVNVNGGAIALGHPLGATGTKLMTTLLHELERTGGRYGLQTMCEGGGQANVTIIERL
- a CDS encoding DUF6215 domain-containing protein, translated to MLGLILRVLPFWIREPIFILFGSVFGVGLIYAAIRDQEWIPAGLGVAVLLVTAVRIHEVVRVLRARRTLNQPLPAAGEAAGADGTVPQSQAQVLMPAQTQAQQPQPQPQPATVPATPAKEPNAWGQAFAAVGLLGALAAAVWVVPHMTEGGDNTPAPVSCPGEDEKLPKAYARTPKAVTGDELCKALNRPDLAQLVGTPDETATSASGSSGTAALTAGKVAEPEARVQFDTYTVNLSATYNHLSIAQYVKMMRTGGENIRTDTILGRPAVFSSERTMQFEFSLGSKGSTAPAEEGPVARTLSVALDRKDKGGYYDITVWSQSGAFPDDGALLDIAEKVLPTIPDRTAR
- a CDS encoding nitronate monooxygenase — translated: MPTALTELTGVRYPIVQTGMGWVAGPRLVSASANAGALGILASATMTAGQLRAAVREVKSRTDAPFGVNLRADAGDAAERVRIMIEEGVRVASFALAPSKELIARLKDAGVVVIPSVGARRHAEKVAAWGADAVMVQGGEGGGHTGDVATTVLLPQVVDAVDIPVVAAGGFHDGRGLVAALAYGAAGIGMGTRFLLTSDSTVPAAVKAKYLAATVKDVTVTDRVDGLPHRMLRTEMVDTLERSGRAASLLAAVRHASAFRKETGASRRALVRDGLAMRHGRELTWSQVLLAANTPMLLKASMVEGRTDIGVMASGQVAGLIDDLPSCAELVERIMDEARTTLKSLPGADPGP
- a CDS encoding CoA-transferase subunit beta, with the translated sequence MSGTEATGNAAASRAEYCVVACAEAWRDAGEILASPMGTVPAIGARLARLTFSPDLLLTDGEALLTGDTPALGARAASIEGWLPFRQHLTLTATGRRHVMMGASQIDRHGNQNISCIGPWSKPARQLLGVRGAPVNTLNNPTSYWVPKHSSRVFVEHVDMVSGVGYERAAAAGPSATRYHRIPEVISNLGVFDFETPDRTMRLRSLHPGVGVEEVTGATGFALTIPDEVPLTRDPSEAELRLIREVIDPKGLREREVPA
- a CDS encoding CoA transferase subunit A codes for the protein MTADDVVGRLESGMTLGIGGWGSRRKPMALVRALLRSDVTDLTVVSYGGPDVGLLAAAGRIRKLVAAFGTLDSIPLEPHFTAARQRGAFEMAELDEAMMMWGLTAGAQRLPFMPVRAGLGSDLMTVNPALRTVTSPYDDGETLVAAPALRLDAALVHLNRADVQGNGQYLGPDPYFDDLFCEAADHSYLSCERIVQTADLLKEHGPQTLLVKRLFVDGVVETPNGAHFTSCVPDHDRDESFQRAYVRAARDPEAWPAFAERFLSGDEAAYQAAVTAFHQEEA